The Paenibacillus sp. BIC5C1 DNA segment TGATACATTACGGAGTGGTTGTCGTAAAGGTCCCACCGCCTGATGTCTGGTTCTGTGGGTTTCCGTGATTATGGTTGGCAGTTGTGACGCTGTGTCTGTGATTGTCATATGAATATTGCAGCGCATCAATTTTGCTTTGTAAAGAAGTGAGTTGGCTCTGAAGTCCTACAATATCAGAAACTGATATCCCGTATACAAATCCTGTCCTAAAGGTTGCTGTTCCGCCAAATGTAACAACCCCCTGCAAACGGATAGGGTTTCCGGTATTATTTGATCCGAGAAAAAGGTCATTACTGAAAATAGTTAATCCTCCACTATTTTGGTAGGTGTTAATTTCTCCAGCAAATGCTCCTCCTGATCCAAAGAAAGACATCGCTGCTATTCCATCATCTGAATCAGTATTGATTCTAATCCTATTTCTATTATTAGAGTCATATGTTCGAAATCCACTTGCATCTTGCTCCACACGTCTGCCTGTTGCTGCTGTACGGATCAAAGCACCTGTTATCGTACCACCATTAATATTTGTACCTGTAATAGTCGAAGCTGTAATTGATCCAGAGAAGTTCGCTCCAACTGCGGACATAATCCCGCCTGAAGTGACGGTAAACATCCCATTACCTACATTTATTGAGGAACCTACGATTGCTCCATTTTTAAAGTTGGAGTACTCAATATTGGCATAGTTGGCTGTTAAACTATTCGCAATCAAATCACCCTTCATGTTTAAACGGAAAGGTGCGCTATTAAAAGCAGATGCTCCAGCAGCAATTCCGTTTGTATTGATCTGTACAATGTCTTCTCGGTTACCGATTAACATAGATACAAAGTTACCAAGTTGGCCTATAACTTGCTCCGCCACTACGCCACCCGCTGTTATAGCAGCTCGTATTGTTTTCCATCCATCAGTGGATATCCCAAGTCCTTTAGAAGTGAACCTGACTTGTTCCAGTGGATTGGTTTTCTCTTGAGCCAATATACCGCCTTCTGGTGGATAGATCAGTTCGGTTTTGCTGTTGTTGATATCAATGACCGCTTGCTTAGCAAATGATTCAAAGACATCGGTCCGGATCTTTCCGTTTGAAAACAGGTTATTAGTAATATTCTTATTTCGTTCCAGGTCACTGATAATATCATCGTAATCTCTTAAATTGAGATTGGAGATTGTCGGTTCAGCATGCTTATCCATACTGTATGGATACTCGGTAAGCTCTGTAATACGAGCCTTCATCCGGTTCATGCCCATATCTGGGTCGATACACATGACATCATCACCCAAGTGAGGTTTAGGTTCAGTGTGGTCGATTTTAAACAAGTCTGCCGTGGATATAGTCGCCTCCAGAGAAACTACCTCTTGTTCAAGCAACGCTTTACGTGTAGCCTTCAGCAACTCCTCTGCTTCTTCAATATCCTGCTCGATGATCTCCCCATCATAAAACGGAACCGAATCACTCGCCCAGTACTGAGCAAAAGGAGATATGAGATAGTTGACCGCGAGTTTACCATTCACAATCGTTCCTGGTATGCTCGACAATAAACTTCTTTCCAGTTCAGTCAGCAAGGATGCATCCATGCCGATAAACGTCCGACCGTCTTTCATTTGAGCATGCATTCGGGTAACAAGAGATTCGCCTTTGTCTTTGAATGAGCTGGATACGATATTCTTTTTAAGCCGGTACTGTAATCCGTGGTCTGAACCTATTCTCTTCTTGAGATTAATAACGAAATTGTTGGGTTCTACCTCACACTCATACATATCAATGATTTTATTCAGGGCTTCAAGACAAGTTCCTCTTCCAAAGTCCTTAACGTCATGTAAATCAAACGTATCGTGGATCATGAATGTAAATCTTCCACCTGTAGCTTTTGTAATCAATTCAGTCAGCTCGTTTAGATGCACGCCATAAGCTTCGTCGATGTATGAAGCATAAGGGAATTTAAAATCGTTAAGCTTGAACATGACATGATTACAATATATTGAAGCCATGAGTTTACGACCTTCACGGGATCGGCTCCGGGACTGAATGACATAAAATTGTCCGCGCTCATCTTGAACGTGGCCTTTAATTGCTATTTTTTCGCGGTAATCATCAGAGGTCATTGGAACCTGGAAGGTTATTTCATAATCACTGTTGATGCGTCTTCTTCGTTGAATGTCTGTGCTATCTATCAGCGTACCTGCACGCCGCAGATTTTTATCAAACACTTTCATTGTAGGATTAGGCATATCACACCTCAATTAATACAGGAATTTGTCTCTATGTGTAACACGGATCAGTACGTTTCTACCTGTTTCAGGATCTGTCCATGTAAGATTGTTTTCTCCAAGGTTTAAATCAAAGAAATCTCCTTCAAGTAAATGTGAAGCATTAACTCCATTTTGAGTTATCTTATACGAATTGGCATCGATAACAACTTGATCACCTGGTTTAAACGGTCCACTGAATTCCAAAAATTCCACATGGTACCGACTGCCTTTGCCGACTGCACCAAAACCAACGTTCATCACAGCTCGTTTGGTAATCTCTCGAATGAAATCCGCCTTTGTGCCAGCAGCTACATCCATAACCGCCGCAAAGGATATTTCACGGACAAAATCCCCTGCCGCTCCCACATTGACATCCATAACCGCCGAACCCGTCATTTCCATCGTTGCAGCAGCTACAGCAGATCCTGATATATCAGCAACTGCCCGGCCAAAGACGAATACGGATATTTGGCGGTTAAAGGCCATGCGGTTAAAAGCCCCTCTGTTAAACATGGCCTTCACCCCTTTTTGGACAAAATAAAAACACTCTCTGTTATTGGGCGTGCTGTTTACTTCTCAATCAGAAATTCAACTCCACTTTCAGTCAAAATAATGTCAACTTCTTTACGCAGAGACATAGGAACCACCTTGTACTCTGTTGTGCCGAAAATAATACGTTGTGCGAAGAACATAGCTACCATGGCATCACCTCCTTCCAAGCGCAGAAGCAGCCAGAATAAAATGCGCTGGATCATTTATATACCTCTATGGCTATTTCAGCGATAACATCATCAGTGAACGCAGCTCGTTCTGCAAGCGCCTTGCTCTGCGCCTTCAAGAGTGTGTTGTCCTGCATAAGCGCATCCACTTGCTTACTAAGTGCTGGGCGTGGTTCCTGTGGTGTTTCTGGATCAGTTGGATCTGGATAGGTGAAGAGTGCTTCCTTCGTTTCCAGATCAATGCGGGTAATGATCCCTCCTGCCTCTCTGTCTGACTTGTGATCCTCATAATCAAATTGTATAATTCCAACGGTTTCTGGGACACGTTCCGCAAGAGAGACATACGAAGCGAAATCCTGTTCAATTGTCGTGACTACGACATTACCCGAACGTTCTCCCACTTCTTGGATCACAATACCAGTATCCTTATCGTAGTAAATTCTTGCTCCAATCTTCAAATTAATCCCTCCTTATACTCGGAACGCTTCCCAAATATAATTAGCGTTCCCATAATACACTGGCAGTCTAAATCCATTAGGCCAGATTGCGCTGGTGGCAGTGGTAGAACTCGCATACTCGTTAATTCTAAATATAGCTCCCATGTCATAAGTTCCATTTGTCTCATATATAAAATTGTAATCAGTTCCTTCACGCGGATTTGTAGTGTAAAAAGATTGTATATACTCCCCTATTGCTGCATCCGCATGACGTATCGTTATTCTGTTAGGCTTAAATGTTAATCCTGTCACCGCAATCATGTAGCGAGTACGATTAGTTGACCCATCCCTTAAGATTACGGTAACAGCGCCTGTTGTGGATGTCGCCGTCCCTGTTGCGTACATAGGTCCTTCGTTAAGAGTTCCAACTACGCCTCCTATGTTCACGCCGCTTCGGATATTGGCAGCAATTAGATTTGCAAATACGGCTTTAATAATACCTAATCCATTATGGTATCCAGCAGGGATTGTATACGAGCCGTTCTGAGACGTAATGTTCTGTGAAACAGCACCACGGTTAACCATCGTCCCAGCTATCCCGTTTGCCGTCGTATTACTAAACGTAGACCCTGCTAAAACTTGCGCTGCTGTTGCGTTACCCGTTGCACGGATGACTGCCGCAATCTTAGGGATAAGTTGATCCCATGTCTCGGAAGTGGATGCCGATACCCCAATGGAGTTAAGCGCGGCAACCACTTCCGATTTCCGCTCAACCCCATACTGAAAAGCCGCAGCTACGGCAGATTCGGTGGCTGCCACGTCATCACGGTTTCCGTTCGTGGCTTTGGAAAGCATCGTGATTCCTTTTGTTGTAAGAGAAGCATTTGGAACGACAATGTTATCAACCCTTCGGCTGACATCTTCGATATTCTCTCGGAAAGTATCATGGTCATATGCCGTGAAGAACCTTGCGAGTTTTGTGCCTACTGCCCAAGACTTGGCTCTGCTCTCAAAACCTCTGGTTATGCCTGTAATCTCATTTCCGGTTTTCCCGGTGTAAAGCACCGTCTCAGCAGATTCATCCGTTCCTAACGTAAGCAGATTAGGCGCAGGAGGTAAAACGGACCCATCCAATACTGTAAAACTGGTTTGTGCATCGTCGATCGCTTCAGCCAGTTCCGTTTGTTTACTGTTTACGGCTGCTGGATACATTGTTTCAAGCATCGTTCATACCTCCTTAATTCAAGCGAATTTCAACTTGACCGGCCAGAAATTTGAAAATGTCATTATTCAAAATGCTTCGTGGTGATTCGAGGGTCCCGAAATAATAAAGGTTCCCACCCGTAGCAGCATCCCGCAGTCCGAAATGTGTAACAGTGCCCCAATTGGCTGTCGCTACTGCAAAGGCTACATCTGCCGCAGATTTGATGGCCATCTTTTGTATGTTATTCGTCAATACACCCGTGATCGGGTTAAACTCTTGAACTGTAATTTGAGAAGGTTCGGCAAAGGTTATCACTTGCCTGCCGTAACCTCCACCGGACACCTCTTGTCCCGTATCATTCCAGGTTGGATCGGATGTATAAAGAGCGACATAGAGCTTGTCCGGGAACGTGAATTTCTCGCCTCTTGCCGATACATTCAATTGTTTGGTCGCTAGAAATTTACTAATATTCATCGTTTCACCCCTCTAATAAATATTCATTCATCAGTCTGAATTTTTTAATTGTTGTGGAGCCTGTATTGGTTAAAACAATTACCGGACTAGCTCGCTCATCCCCCGACGAAGATACTCTAATAGTTTCCGGTGAATTAACAATTGTTTCCTCCAGCATTTTTTCGTCACTTTCAGGAAATGGATGTTCACCCATCTTGATTGGGATGGTCAGTTCCCCGTCAAAAAGAATCTTTTCAATATCAAGAGTACCGGCATATCTTCCGATGTATCTTCTTCCTGGTAAATCGTCGAAAGTGAATACGATATCCCCTTTTTTAGCATTAAAAAGAGCCGCCACTTGGGCGACTCTCCTATGATAGTCAAGGGTAGTATCTTCAGCCATTATGATACATTCCAAATTAATTACTCTTGGTCCATAGGTGCTACCAAAATCGATTTCTCCATCCCGCCCTGCAATTTCGAGACTGTAGTCCCTCGTCGGCGGCAAGACCGGGATGTTGTGTTTTTTTAAACCGAGTCCAATTGATCGGAAAGACTTACCGTCCGCTGTAGCGTCAATCATCAGCCTTTACCTCCCCTTGCTTGCATCCTCCGCATCAAATTATCGCGTTCACTCCAAAAGACCTTCGCAGCCGATTCGTCTGCAATATAAGTATCTCCTGATTTAATTACGAATTGATTACCGGTTCTCTCCGTATTTACTCCATTTGAAGCTTGAGGAACTGAAAATTCGGGCATTGAGAAGTCTAGTCTGTGCATTCGTAGATTCAAGAGATTAAATAACGAATCCTGTTGACGGTCATTAAGAATAGCCTCTCCAGCATGGGCGATAACTGGAACAGCCGCACCGCGTGGACCTTTGACCACTCCGCCTTCACTAAAATGCTGAAGCTTGCCTGTATCTTTATCTATTCCATATTTCTTACGAATGGCATCGTTCTGTTCTTGAAGGAGTCGCATCGTTGCTGCATCACCACGAGCTTTAGCTGCATCCCAAGCATCCTTGTTAGCGTTATAGGTGTACAGATCAATTTCCTTCTGATATGAAGAGTCCTTCGATGCAGTTCCAGGAGCCAATGATCCATCAGCAACTCCAGTCCCTCCAATTACAGCATTTGCCGCAGCAATCTGATCAAGGCGACTCTGATACTCCAGAACAAATGTATCAAGCATTCCGAGGATCGTTTCGTTCTTCTCGCTCTCCTTCAAAATCTGAATGTTTTTCAAATTCTCGGCAGACAATTCAGTATTTGAAGAGAATTCATCAAAGGCTGCTGAAAGATTATCGTAATGCGATTTAGCATCTTGGATTTTATCGTCAAAATCTTTTTCGCGAGTTGTTTTTTCTTCTTGCAAAGCTGTTTTTTGATCTTCGAGCGCTTGCTTCGCAAGTTTACGACCATGTTCTCTATCCATTTCTTCAATGTCTTTTTGAACTCGTTCTCTCTCTTTGATACCATCTGGCCCAACAGCTGACTGAAGTTCTTCCAGACGCGCTACTTTCTCCGCACGCAACCTTTCGAAGTCATCCTGATCATTAGTTCGCTCCATAGATTGAATCAAATCATCAATGGCTTTGATTTTGGCTTCTTGCGCTAAGGTGAACGCGTCCTTCTCGGCTTGGATACGCTTAATTTCCTCATCTCTCGCGCTGTCCATTAGCTTTTTCTGCTTAGTTACCGATTCTGATACTGCCTTAGTCATTTCGTCCATCAGTTTTTTCTTTAGATCA contains these protein-coding regions:
- a CDS encoding phage tail spike protein — protein: MPNPTMKVFDKNLRRAGTLIDSTDIQRRRRINSDYEITFQVPMTSDDYREKIAIKGHVQDERGQFYVIQSRSRSREGRKLMASIYCNHVMFKLNDFKFPYASYIDEAYGVHLNELTELITKATGGRFTFMIHDTFDLHDVKDFGRGTCLEALNKIIDMYECEVEPNNFVINLKKRIGSDHGLQYRLKKNIVSSSFKDKGESLVTRMHAQMKDGRTFIGMDASLLTELERSLLSSIPGTIVNGKLAVNYLISPFAQYWASDSVPFYDGEIIEQDIEEAEELLKATRKALLEQEVVSLEATISTADLFKIDHTEPKPHLGDDVMCIDPDMGMNRMKARITELTEYPYSMDKHAEPTISNLNLRDYDDIISDLERNKNITNNLFSNGKIRTDVFESFAKQAVIDINNSKTELIYPPEGGILAQEKTNPLEQVRFTSKGLGISTDGWKTIRAAITAGGVVAEQVIGQLGNFVSMLIGNREDIVQINTNGIAAGASAFNSAPFRLNMKGDLIANSLTANYANIEYSNFKNGAIVGSSINVGNGMFTVTSGGIMSAVGANFSGSITASTITGTNINGGTITGALIRTAATGRRVEQDASGFRTYDSNNRNRIRINTDSDDGIAAMSFFGSGGAFAGEINTYQNSGGLTIFSNDLFLGSNNTGNPIRLQGVVTFGGTATFRTGFVYGISVSDIVGLQSQLTSLQSKIDALQYSYDNHRHSVTTANHNHGNPQNQTSGGGTFTTTTP
- a CDS encoding phage tail domain-containing protein, producing MIDATADGKSFRSIGLGLKKHNIPVLPPTRDYSLEIAGRDGEIDFGSTYGPRVINLECIIMAEDTTLDYHRRVAQVAALFNAKKGDIVFTFDDLPGRRYIGRYAGTLDIEKILFDGELTIPIKMGEHPFPESDEKMLEETIVNSPETIRVSSSGDERASPVIVLTNTGSTTIKKFRLMNEYLLEG
- a CDS encoding phage tail fiber protein; translated protein: MNISKFLATKQLNVSARGEKFTFPDKLYVALYTSDPTWNDTGQEVSGGGYGRQVITFAEPSQITVQEFNPITGVLTNNIQKMAIKSAADVAFAVATANWGTVTHFGLRDAATGGNLYYFGTLESPRSILNNDIFKFLAGQVEIRLN
- a CDS encoding phage distal tail protein; protein product: MFNRGAFNRMAFNRQISVFVFGRAVADISGSAVAAATMEMTGSAVMDVNVGAAGDFVREISFAAVMDVAAGTKADFIREITKRAVMNVGFGAVGKGSRYHVEFLEFSGPFKPGDQVVIDANSYKITQNGVNASHLLEGDFFDLNLGENNLTWTDPETGRNVLIRVTHRDKFLY
- a CDS encoding tail fiber protein, which encodes MLETMYPAAVNSKQTELAEAIDDAQTSFTVLDGSVLPPAPNLLTLGTDESAETVLYTGKTGNEITGITRGFESRAKSWAVGTKLARFFTAYDHDTFRENIEDVSRRVDNIVVPNASLTTKGITMLSKATNGNRDDVAATESAVAAAFQYGVERKSEVVAALNSIGVSASTSETWDQLIPKIAAVIRATGNATAAQVLAGSTFSNTTANGIAGTMVNRGAVSQNITSQNGSYTIPAGYHNGLGIIKAVFANLIAANIRSGVNIGGVVGTLNEGPMYATGTATSTTGAVTVILRDGSTNRTRYMIAVTGLTFKPNRITIRHADAAIGEYIQSFYTTNPREGTDYNFIYETNGTYDMGAIFRINEYASSTTATSAIWPNGFRLPVYYGNANYIWEAFRV